A genomic window from Natrinema sp. HArc-T2 includes:
- a CDS encoding SDR family oxidoreductase: MSLTTSFDVDFSDTVAVITGASGALGSAAVDRFREAGATVCAVDVVEPDDEDSLLERDPTDDSDFAFYEADLTDEDDVAALVDAVIDDHGRIDHLLNIAGTWRGGEHIEDTDLSEFDLLMNINLKTAFLASKHALPHLQETEGSIVSISARSSLEGGEGDGPYRITKAGIRLLTETLAEENRGTVRANCVMPSVIDTPMNREMMPDADHDSWVEPLEIADVMAFLCSDGAAVTSGAAVPVYGEA, translated from the coding sequence ATGTCATTGACGACTTCGTTCGACGTCGACTTCAGCGACACTGTGGCGGTAATCACCGGTGCCAGCGGCGCACTCGGCAGCGCCGCCGTCGACCGCTTTCGTGAGGCAGGTGCGACGGTCTGTGCCGTCGACGTGGTCGAACCCGACGACGAGGACAGTCTGCTCGAGCGCGATCCGACCGACGACTCCGACTTCGCGTTCTACGAGGCCGATCTGACCGACGAAGACGACGTGGCGGCGCTCGTTGACGCCGTTATCGACGATCATGGCCGAATCGATCATCTGTTGAACATCGCCGGCACGTGGCGTGGCGGCGAGCACATCGAGGACACCGATCTCTCGGAGTTCGACCTCCTCATGAATATCAACCTGAAGACGGCGTTTCTCGCTTCGAAACACGCTCTGCCACATCTGCAGGAGACGGAGGGCTCGATCGTCAGTATCAGCGCGCGCTCTTCACTCGAGGGCGGCGAGGGAGACGGTCCCTACCGGATCACGAAAGCCGGGATTCGCCTGTTGACGGAGACGCTCGCTGAGGAGAACCGTGGGACCGTGCGTGCGAACTGCGTCATGCCGAGCGTGATCGATACGCCGATGAATCGCGAAATGATGCCCGACGCGGATCACGATTCGTGGGTCGAGCCGCTCGAGATCGCCGACGTGATGGCCTTCCTCTGTAGCGACGGCGCGGCGGTAACCAGCGGCGCTGCGGTGCCGGTCTACGGCGAGGCCTGA
- a CDS encoding secondary thiamine-phosphate synthase enzyme YjbQ, whose amino-acid sequence MTFSVDTDTRLTTVDVTDQVAAAVPDDLKAGLCTAFVRHTTAGLVVQENEPRLRGDIESFLGEVVPDEGHAHDDLDGNADSHLRAALVGPDVTIPVENGELALGTWQSVLLLECDGPRTRTVTVTTVGD is encoded by the coding sequence ATGACGTTTTCCGTCGACACCGACACACGGCTGACGACCGTCGACGTGACCGATCAGGTTGCTGCTGCCGTTCCCGACGACCTCAAGGCCGGGCTCTGTACGGCCTTTGTCAGGCACACGACGGCTGGCCTCGTCGTGCAGGAAAACGAGCCACGACTCCGGGGCGACATCGAGTCGTTTCTGGGCGAGGTCGTCCCCGACGAGGGACACGCACACGACGACCTCGACGGCAACGCGGACTCACATCTCCGGGCCGCGCTGGTCGGACCGGACGTCACGATTCCCGTCGAGAACGGGGAGTTAGCGCTGGGGACGTGGCAGTCGGTGTTACTGCTCGAGTGTGACGGGCCGCGCACGCGGACGGTTACGGTGACGACCGTCGGCGACTGA
- a CDS encoding HEAT repeat domain-containing protein, whose product MNREGGETVEPGGRGAIRADLPSILAQLDDHVSTEQRAAVRRIRTAIEDREQAAAYVPTVPKLRALLEQPEADFHDEVAACLATLAAEAPTDVAPSSGTLVAVARERADQPIARELLRALAAVAAERPDVVAEHADGIVDVLERRHGYDRSGLEALAHVSDHAPTAVEPAGSMLIDALSANPTENGGPTLRALGRLARSEATVPSLEFVGDAAALVTHDDPSLRHSAIGCLGDVAHRDPAVVASVATEFEAALSAADPDTRALAAATIGRIAAGVETAIDPVHWQVFELLADDHPHVRARACIALGHGGVDAATPRLRDLARTDPSPTVRDRAAWAVRRLS is encoded by the coding sequence ATGAATCGGGAAGGTGGGGAGACCGTCGAACCTGGTGGTCGGGGGGCCATCAGAGCAGATCTACCGTCAATCCTTGCACAACTCGACGATCATGTCTCGACAGAACAACGGGCAGCCGTTCGCCGAATTCGGACTGCCATCGAGGACCGAGAGCAGGCAGCGGCGTACGTCCCAACGGTGCCGAAACTCCGGGCGCTGCTCGAACAGCCGGAGGCCGACTTTCACGACGAGGTCGCCGCCTGTCTCGCCACGCTGGCAGCCGAAGCACCCACCGACGTCGCACCTTCGAGTGGGACGCTCGTCGCCGTCGCCCGCGAGCGTGCCGACCAGCCGATCGCGCGCGAGCTTCTTCGTGCCCTCGCGGCTGTGGCAGCCGAGCGACCGGACGTCGTCGCCGAGCACGCCGACGGGATCGTCGACGTCCTCGAGCGCCGCCACGGCTACGATCGCAGTGGGCTCGAGGCACTCGCACACGTCTCGGATCACGCGCCGACGGCGGTCGAACCGGCGGGATCCATGCTCATCGATGCGCTTTCGGCGAACCCGACCGAGAACGGCGGGCCGACGCTCCGCGCGCTCGGTCGACTCGCGCGCTCCGAGGCGACGGTGCCGTCACTCGAGTTCGTCGGCGACGCCGCCGCACTCGTCACTCACGACGACCCATCGTTGCGACACAGCGCGATCGGCTGTCTCGGCGATGTCGCCCATCGCGATCCCGCCGTGGTCGCGTCGGTTGCGACCGAGTTCGAGGCGGCGCTTTCGGCTGCCGATCCCGACACCCGGGCACTGGCGGCGGCTACGATCGGTCGTATCGCTGCCGGCGTCGAAACGGCGATCGATCCGGTGCACTGGCAGGTGTTCGAGTTGCTGGCGGACGACCATCCACACGTCCGCGCACGCGCCTGCATCGCGCTCGGTCACGGCGGCGTCGACGCGGCCACGCCGCGGCTACGCGATCTCGCACGGACGGATCCGTCTCCGACCGTCCGCGATCGGGCGGCGTGGGCCGTGCGCCGCCTGTCGTAA
- a CDS encoding SpoVR family protein produces MSKRNSNADRFRKQAIASDLEEPVTEARNLAQKLGLEPYPVKYWIIDYDEMNELIAYGGFQSRYPHWRWGMQYDKQQKQGQYGGGKAFEIVNNDNPAHAFLQESNTVADQKAVITHVEAHSDFFANNDWFGMFTRGQSDEGQVNAAAMLERHARAIDEYMSDPEIDRAEVEKWIDHCLSLEDNIDQHQVFSRRLDVDGPAGAEIDEDLAERLDELELSDEIKGEVFNEEWIEKLEDEELTASFPEEPQKDVLAFVREHGKQYDDETGRAVEMEEWQRDILDMMRAEAYYFAAQKMTKVMNEGWAAYWESTMMTDETFAGDDEFLNYADHMAKVLASGGLNPYSLGMELWEYVENTTNRREVLERLLRVEGISWRNLTDVVDFDEVLETLEPPAALATITPETLDDLTDVRDEWVDHEAFERARAGEIDVEQYPWKVLTYEGLARRHYSLVKRQNRGFLARVNQNELERIGRYLFDDARYSSVEEALADVDFTVGWDRLFDVRKSHNDVTFLDEFLTQEFITENNYFTYEHSKATGQFHVTSDAAEDVKKKLLLQFTNFGKPTIAVYDGNYNNANELLLGHQYNGVMLNLGQAKETLKRIFELWGRPVNLLTIVKEVDDHDIEVAKRRNREPEPEEQGKLIRYDGQTVTVEDVPWDDVEHLAADDVDYDTKPDEWLA; encoded by the coding sequence ATGAGTAAACGTAATTCTAACGCGGATCGCTTCCGCAAACAGGCGATCGCCAGCGACCTCGAGGAGCCGGTCACGGAGGCTCGAAACCTCGCACAGAAACTCGGCCTCGAGCCGTATCCAGTCAAGTACTGGATCATCGACTACGACGAGATGAACGAACTCATCGCCTACGGCGGGTTCCAGTCGCGGTACCCTCACTGGCGGTGGGGAATGCAGTACGACAAACAGCAAAAGCAGGGCCAGTACGGCGGCGGGAAGGCCTTCGAGATCGTCAACAACGACAATCCCGCCCACGCGTTCCTGCAGGAGTCGAATACGGTTGCCGACCAGAAGGCCGTTATCACCCACGTGGAGGCCCACTCCGATTTCTTCGCGAACAACGACTGGTTCGGTATGTTCACTCGCGGCCAGTCCGATGAGGGACAGGTCAACGCCGCCGCCATGCTCGAACGGCACGCGCGGGCGATCGACGAATACATGTCCGACCCAGAGATCGACCGCGCCGAGGTCGAGAAGTGGATCGACCACTGTCTCAGCCTCGAGGACAACATCGACCAACACCAGGTGTTCAGCCGGCGACTCGACGTCGACGGGCCGGCGGGCGCGGAGATCGATGAGGACCTCGCCGAGCGGCTCGACGAGCTCGAGCTCTCCGACGAGATCAAAGGCGAGGTGTTCAACGAGGAGTGGATCGAGAAACTCGAGGACGAGGAGCTCACCGCCAGCTTCCCCGAAGAGCCCCAGAAGGACGTACTGGCGTTCGTCCGCGAACACGGCAAGCAGTACGACGACGAGACCGGTCGGGCAGTCGAGATGGAAGAGTGGCAACGCGACATCCTCGATATGATGCGCGCGGAGGCCTACTACTTCGCCGCCCAGAAGATGACGAAGGTGATGAACGAGGGGTGGGCCGCCTACTGGGAGTCGACGATGATGACCGACGAAACCTTCGCCGGCGACGACGAGTTCTTAAATTACGCCGATCACATGGCGAAAGTCCTGGCGTCGGGCGGACTCAACCCCTACAGCCTCGGGATGGAACTCTGGGAATACGTCGAGAACACCACGAACCGCCGGGAGGTCTTAGAGCGCCTGCTGCGCGTCGAGGGTATCTCCTGGCGCAACCTCACCGATGTCGTCGACTTCGACGAGGTGCTCGAGACGCTCGAGCCCCCGGCAGCACTCGCGACGATTACCCCCGAGACGCTCGACGATCTCACGGACGTTCGAGACGAGTGGGTCGACCACGAGGCCTTCGAGCGGGCCCGCGCGGGCGAGATCGATGTCGAACAGTACCCCTGGAAGGTGCTGACCTATGAGGGACTGGCCCGGCGTCACTACTCGCTGGTCAAGCGCCAGAACCGCGGGTTCCTCGCGCGCGTGAATCAGAACGAACTCGAGCGCATCGGTCGCTACCTGTTCGACGACGCGCGCTACTCGTCGGTTGAGGAGGCGCTCGCGGACGTCGACTTCACCGTCGGCTGGGATCGGCTGTTCGATGTCCGGAAGAGCCACAACGACGTGACGTTCCTCGATGAGTTCCTCACCCAGGAGTTCATCACCGAGAACAACTACTTCACCTACGAGCACTCGAAGGCGACCGGGCAGTTCCACGTCACGAGTGACGCGGCTGAAGACGTCAAAAAGAAGCTCCTGTTGCAGTTTACCAACTTCGGGAAGCCGACGATCGCGGTTTACGACGGCAACTACAACAACGCCAACGAACTCCTGCTTGGCCACCAGTACAACGGCGTCATGCTCAATCTCGGGCAGGCCAAGGAGACGCTCAAGCGGATCTTCGAGTTGTGGGGGCGACCGGTAAACCTGCTGACGATCGTCAAGGAAGTCGACGACCACGACATCGAGGTCGCAAAGCGGCGCAACCGCGAGCCCGAACCCGAAGAGCAGGGCAAGCTGATCCGCTACGACGGGCAGACGGTGACGGTCGAAGACGTGCCGTGGGACGATGTTGAACATCTCGCAGCCGACGACGTCGATTACGACACCAAGCCCGACGAGTGGCTGGCCTAG
- a CDS encoding YeaH/YhbH family protein, with translation MGLRDDLERFREVGEERREDLSDFIQYGELGRSGPGEINIPVKIVSLPEFEYDQRDKGGVGQGEDGTPDTGQPVGQPQPQPGDDDGEDGEPGEEGGEHEYYEMDPGEFAEELDEELGLDLDPKGKTVVEEKEGPFTDLTRTGPNSTLDFERMFKEGLKRKLAMDFDEEFLRELCKVEGISPRDVFEWARGENLPVSMAWIEEAYADIPDEERGKWASIEEVEDHVEREDVQQKIRREGIDHVPFRREDERYRHPEIIEEKEKNVVVVNIRDVSGSMREKKRELVERTFTPLDWYLQGKYDNAEFVYIAHDADAWKVERDEFFGIRSGGGTKISSAYELANELLEEYPWSDWNRYVFAAGDSENSSNDTGERVIPLMEEIPANLHAYVETQPSGNAINATHAEELERHFGTDADDVAVAYVNGKDDVTDAIYEILSTEGETDE, from the coding sequence ATGGGACTGAGAGACGACCTCGAGCGATTCCGTGAAGTCGGTGAAGAGCGCCGCGAAGATCTGTCCGACTTCATCCAGTACGGCGAACTCGGCAGGAGCGGCCCGGGCGAGATCAACATCCCGGTGAAAATCGTCTCGCTGCCGGAGTTCGAGTACGACCAGCGCGACAAAGGCGGCGTCGGACAGGGCGAGGACGGCACGCCGGATACCGGCCAGCCGGTCGGCCAGCCACAGCCCCAGCCCGGCGACGACGACGGCGAGGACGGCGAACCCGGCGAGGAAGGCGGCGAGCACGAGTACTACGAGATGGACCCGGGGGAGTTCGCCGAGGAACTCGACGAGGAACTCGGGCTCGACCTCGACCCGAAGGGCAAGACGGTCGTCGAGGAGAAGGAGGGGCCGTTTACGGACCTCACCCGGACCGGCCCGAACAGCACGCTCGACTTCGAGCGGATGTTCAAGGAGGGGCTCAAGCGCAAGCTCGCGATGGACTTCGACGAGGAGTTCCTGCGCGAACTCTGTAAAGTCGAGGGCATCTCCCCGCGCGACGTCTTCGAGTGGGCCCGCGGCGAGAACCTCCCGGTGTCGATGGCCTGGATCGAAGAGGCCTACGCGGACATTCCCGACGAGGAACGCGGCAAATGGGCCTCGATCGAGGAGGTCGAGGACCACGTCGAGCGCGAAGACGTGCAACAGAAAATCCGCCGCGAGGGGATCGACCACGTCCCGTTCCGCCGCGAGGACGAACGCTACCGCCACCCCGAAATCATCGAGGAGAAAGAGAAGAACGTCGTCGTCGTCAACATCCGCGACGTCTCGGGCTCGATGCGCGAGAAGAAACGCGAACTCGTCGAGCGGACGTTCACGCCGCTGGACTGGTACCTCCAGGGCAAGTACGACAACGCCGAGTTCGTCTACATCGCCCACGACGCCGATGCCTGGAAGGTCGAACGCGACGAGTTCTTCGGCATCCGCAGCGGCGGCGGCACCAAGATCTCGAGCGCCTACGAACTCGCGAACGAACTGTTAGAGGAGTACCCCTGGAGCGACTGGAACCGATACGTCTTCGCCGCGGGAGACTCCGAGAACTCCTCGAATGACACGGGCGAGCGTGTGATCCCGCTGATGGAAGAGATTCCGGCCAACCTCCACGCCTACGTGGAGACCCAGCCGAGCGGCAACGCGATCAACGCCACCCACGCCGAGGAACTCGAACGCCACTTCGGTACCGATGCCGACGACGTCGCGGTTGCCTACGTTAACGGCAAAGACGACGTCACCGACGCAATCTACGAAATCCTCTCGACGGAGGGTGAAACCGATGAGTAA
- a CDS encoding PrkA family serine protein kinase yields the protein MPRGTDYVRDADRALEETYEEPMSLAAYVDRIFENPSIASHASKYLLEAIEAAGTRTVVEEGEEKERYRFFDDPHNDGEHAILGNTEVLNGFVDDLRSIAAGRAKDEKIIWFEGPTATGKSELKRCLVNGLREYSKTPDGRRYTVEWNVTTADAGERGLSYGGDATAADEQNWYESPVQAHPLSVFPEDVRADLLAQLNGELDDHVPIQVGAQLDPFSREAYEFLEERYRREGEDELFSAITDEDHLRVKNYVVDVGQGVGVLHSEDDGRPKERLVGSWMHGMLQELDSRGRKNPQAFSYDGVLSQGNGVLTIVEDAAQHADLLQKLLNVPDEQSVKLDKGIGMDVDSQLLIISNPDLEAQLNQHADRNGMDPLKALKRRLDKHRFGYLTNLSLETELIRRELTGETAVWEAESYDELADRIREPVRVTVKDRDGQTRVQEFAPHAIEAAALYAVVTRLDEENLPNGLDLVDKALIYDQGYLQEGDSRREKEEFDFDDDGADGDHGVPVTYTRDTLAELLQTDRDRHHADLPVEDVVMPRDVLNAMVEGLADAPVFSSGERSEFENRVVPVKNYVYDQQESDVIEAIMHDKRVDEETVAEYVEHVYAWETDEPLYNDRGERVEPDPLKMKLFEVEHLGRFSEAEYEGNLPRESVRNFRREKVITSLNRHAWEHRDADFAVEDVDLTAIPVIKTVLESHDWDDVERTFEDFDPRQWDDPPSGTETAAVKEDTIETMVDLFGYSEASAELTSRHVMGQVSYRWD from the coding sequence ATGCCACGAGGAACCGACTACGTCCGTGACGCCGACCGCGCCCTAGAGGAGACCTACGAGGAGCCGATGAGCCTCGCGGCGTACGTCGACCGGATCTTCGAGAACCCGTCGATCGCCTCCCACGCCTCGAAGTACTTGCTCGAGGCGATCGAGGCCGCCGGCACCCGGACCGTGGTCGAGGAAGGCGAGGAGAAAGAGCGGTATCGCTTCTTCGACGATCCGCACAACGACGGCGAACACGCGATCCTCGGCAACACCGAGGTACTCAACGGATTCGTTGACGATCTGCGGTCGATCGCCGCCGGTCGGGCGAAAGACGAGAAGATCATCTGGTTCGAGGGGCCAACCGCGACCGGTAAGTCCGAACTCAAGCGCTGTCTGGTCAACGGACTGCGTGAGTACTCGAAGACACCCGATGGCCGCCGATACACCGTCGAGTGGAACGTCACGACCGCCGACGCCGGCGAGCGCGGGCTGAGCTACGGTGGCGACGCCACCGCAGCCGACGAGCAGAACTGGTACGAAAGCCCCGTGCAAGCCCACCCGCTGTCGGTCTTCCCCGAAGACGTCCGCGCGGATCTGCTTGCACAACTCAACGGCGAACTCGACGATCACGTCCCGATCCAGGTCGGCGCACAGCTCGATCCGTTCTCCCGAGAGGCCTACGAGTTCCTCGAGGAACGGTACCGCCGAGAGGGCGAGGACGAGCTGTTCTCGGCGATCACCGACGAGGACCACCTCCGGGTGAAAAACTACGTCGTCGACGTCGGCCAGGGCGTCGGCGTCCTCCACAGCGAGGACGACGGTCGTCCCAAAGAACGGCTCGTCGGCTCGTGGATGCACGGGATGCTCCAGGAACTCGACTCGCGCGGGCGCAAGAACCCGCAGGCGTTCAGCTACGACGGCGTCCTCTCGCAGGGCAACGGCGTCCTCACCATCGTCGAGGACGCGGCCCAGCACGCCGACCTGCTCCAGAAGCTGCTGAACGTCCCCGACGAGCAGTCGGTGAAACTGGACAAGGGGATCGGGATGGACGTCGACAGCCAGCTGCTGATCATCTCAAATCCCGACCTCGAGGCCCAGCTCAACCAGCACGCCGACCGCAACGGGATGGACCCGCTGAAGGCGCTGAAACGGCGGCTGGACAAACATCGTTTCGGGTATCTGACGAACCTCTCGCTCGAGACGGAGCTGATCCGGCGCGAACTAACGGGTGAGACTGCAGTCTGGGAGGCCGAGAGCTACGACGAACTCGCGGACCGGATCCGCGAGCCGGTGCGGGTAACGGTCAAGGACCGCGACGGCCAGACGCGCGTCCAGGAGTTCGCACCGCATGCGATCGAGGCGGCCGCGCTGTACGCAGTCGTCACGCGCTTAGACGAGGAAAACCTCCCGAACGGGCTGGATCTCGTCGACAAGGCGCTGATCTACGATCAGGGCTACCTGCAGGAGGGCGACAGCCGCCGGGAAAAAGAGGAGTTCGACTTCGACGACGATGGGGCAGATGGCGATCACGGGGTTCCCGTCACGTACACGCGGGATACGCTCGCGGAGTTGCTCCAGACCGACCGCGACCGCCACCACGCCGACCTGCCGGTCGAGGACGTGGTCATGCCCCGCGACGTGTTAAACGCCATGGTCGAGGGGCTGGCCGACGCACCGGTGTTCTCGTCGGGCGAGCGCTCGGAGTTCGAAAACCGCGTCGTCCCCGTGAAAAACTACGTCTACGACCAGCAGGAGTCCGACGTCATCGAGGCCATCATGCACGACAAACGCGTCGACGAGGAGACCGTCGCCGAGTACGTCGAACACGTCTACGCCTGGGAGACCGACGAGCCGCTGTACAACGACCGCGGCGAGCGCGTCGAGCCCGATCCGCTGAAGATGAAGCTGTTCGAGGTCGAACACCTGGGACGGTTCTCCGAGGCCGAATACGAGGGGAACCTCCCCCGCGAGAGCGTCCGGAACTTCCGACGCGAGAAGGTCATCACGTCGCTGAACCGCCACGCCTGGGAGCACCGCGACGCGGATTTCGCGGTCGAAGATGTCGACCTGACGGCGATCCCAGTGATCAAGACCGTCCTCGAGAGCCACGACTGGGACGACGTCGAGCGTACTTTCGAGGACTTCGACCCGCGCCAGTGGGACGATCCGCCGAGCGGGACCGAGACAGCGGCGGTCAAGGAAGACACGATCGAGACGATGGTCGACCTCTTCGGCTACTCGGAGGCGTCGGCCGAACTGACGAGCAGACACGTTATGGGACAGGTGAGCTACCGATGGGACTGA
- a CDS encoding PrkA family serine protein kinase, producing the protein MTGDIETLEQLSTDYKESIPADLRETKSFDWYLEAVYEDPKIARNAHQRVADMFDYYGTTYDETEGMVEYQLASEDPLNDGENTFYGKVIHQSIHEFVNKVKSGARRLGPERRIKLLLGPVGSGKSHFDKQVRRYFEDYTLRDEGRMYTFRWTNLCDVIQDQDPADDVVRSPMNQDPLVLLPLEQRQRVIDDLNENLDAPYTIQNEQALDPESEFYMDKLLAYYDDDLQQVLENHVEIVRFVADENKRQGLETFEPKDKKNQDETELTGDVNYSKIAIYGESDPRAFDYSGAFCNANRGIFSGEELLKLQREFLYDFLHATQEQTIKPKNNPRIDIDQVIVGRTNMPEYKDKKGDEKMEAFNDRTKRIDFPYVLSYEDEANIYNKMLNNADVPDINVEPHTLEMAGLFGVLTRIEEPDTETVDLLSKAKAYNGEIDEGDDIDVKKLREEAESKAEIGEGMVGISPRFIGDEIAEAIMDSKHRQRGFLSPLTVFNFFEENLEHHGSIPEDNFEKYYRYLETVREEYRERAIEDVRHALAYDIDEIQRQGEKYMDHVMAYIDDDTIEDELTGREQEPDETFLRSVEEKLDIPEDRKEDFRQEVSNWVSRRAREGEAFNPQDNERLRRALERKLWEDKKHNINFSALVSANEFDDDERSSWIDALIEQGYSEEGAKEVLEFAGAEVAKAEMED; encoded by the coding sequence ATGACCGGTGACATCGAGACACTCGAGCAGCTCAGTACGGACTACAAGGAATCGATACCCGCAGACCTGCGGGAAACCAAGTCCTTCGACTGGTACTTGGAAGCCGTCTACGAGGACCCGAAGATCGCCCGCAACGCCCACCAGCGCGTCGCGGACATGTTCGACTACTACGGCACCACCTACGACGAAACCGAAGGGATGGTCGAGTACCAGCTTGCGAGCGAGGATCCGCTCAACGACGGCGAGAACACCTTCTACGGCAAGGTGATCCACCAGTCGATCCACGAGTTCGTCAACAAGGTCAAATCGGGCGCCAGACGGCTGGGTCCCGAACGCCGGATCAAACTCCTGCTCGGTCCCGTCGGCTCCGGGAAGTCCCACTTCGACAAGCAGGTCCGGCGCTACTTCGAGGACTACACCCTCCGCGATGAGGGCCGAATGTACACCTTCCGGTGGACCAACCTCTGTGACGTCATCCAGGACCAGGACCCGGCCGACGACGTCGTCCGCTCGCCGATGAACCAGGACCCGCTCGTCTTGCTGCCGCTCGAGCAGCGCCAGCGGGTTATCGACGATCTCAACGAGAACTTAGACGCGCCCTACACCATCCAGAACGAGCAGGCGCTGGATCCCGAAAGCGAGTTCTACATGGACAAGCTGCTGGCGTACTACGACGACGACCTCCAGCAGGTCTTAGAGAACCACGTCGAGATCGTCCGCTTCGTCGCCGACGAGAACAAACGCCAGGGCCTGGAGACGTTCGAGCCCAAGGACAAGAAAAACCAGGACGAGACCGAACTCACCGGCGACGTCAACTACTCGAAGATCGCCATCTACGGCGAAAGCGACCCGCGTGCGTTCGACTACTCGGGGGCGTTCTGTAATGCGAACCGCGGGATCTTCTCCGGCGAGGAACTGCTCAAACTCCAGCGGGAGTTCCTCTACGACTTCCTGCACGCGACCCAGGAACAGACGATCAAGCCCAAGAACAACCCGCGGATCGACATCGACCAGGTGATCGTCGGGCGGACGAACATGCCCGAGTACAAGGACAAGAAGGGCGACGAGAAGATGGAGGCCTTTAACGACCGCACCAAGCGGATCGACTTCCCTTACGTCCTCTCCTACGAGGACGAGGCCAACATCTACAACAAGATGTTGAACAACGCCGACGTCCCCGACATCAACGTCGAGCCCCACACCCTGGAGATGGCAGGCCTGTTCGGCGTCCTCACGCGCATCGAGGAGCCCGACACCGAGACCGTCGATCTGCTCTCGAAGGCCAAAGCCTACAACGGCGAGATCGACGAGGGCGACGATATCGACGTCAAGAAGCTCCGCGAGGAAGCCGAAAGCAAAGCCGAGATCGGCGAGGGCATGGTCGGCATCTCACCGCGCTTCATCGGCGACGAGATCGCCGAGGCGATCATGGACTCGAAACACCGCCAGCGTGGCTTCCTCTCGCCACTGACGGTGTTCAACTTCTTCGAGGAGAACTTAGAGCACCACGGCTCCATTCCCGAAGACAACTTCGAAAAGTACTACCGCTACCTCGAGACGGTCCGCGAGGAGTACCGTGAGCGCGCCATCGAGGACGTCCGCCACGCGCTGGCCTACGACATCGACGAGATCCAGCGCCAGGGCGAGAAGTACATGGATCACGTGATGGCATACATCGACGACGACACCATCGAGGACGAACTCACCGGCCGCGAACAGGAGCCCGACGAGACGTTCCTCCGATCGGTCGAGGAGAAACTCGACATCCCCGAGGACCGCAAGGAGGACTTCCGCCAGGAGGTCTCGAACTGGGTCTCCCGACGCGCTCGCGAAGGCGAGGCGTTCAACCCGCAGGACAACGAGCGCCTGCGCCGCGCACTCGAGCGCAAGCTCTGGGAAGACAAGAAACACAACATCAACTTCTCCGCGCTGGTCAGCGCCAACGAGTTCGACGACGACGAACGCTCGTCGTGGATCGACGCGCTGATCGAACAGGGCTACTCCGAGGAGGGAGCCAAGGAAGTACTCGAGTTCGCCGGCGCGGAGGTCGCCAAAGCCGAGATGGAAGACTAA
- a CDS encoding DUF5820 family protein yields the protein MSDSDGNGGIDRSSVPDGWEVWSEGADGRLVLAYRPDVFNAADFPAPCLPTLYLTHGKRTRRPGVNPADTADSEDWFVTLYLEPDVSLNETIRVPTREVAIERTVELARQFDAGEIDYRELYQVPREAYFERLDELTGENRDD from the coding sequence ATGTCGGATTCGGACGGAAACGGTGGCATCGATCGCTCGAGCGTGCCGGACGGCTGGGAGGTCTGGAGTGAAGGAGCCGACGGTCGGCTCGTCCTCGCGTACCGGCCTGACGTCTTCAACGCCGCGGACTTTCCCGCCCCGTGTCTCCCGACGCTGTATCTCACCCACGGCAAGCGAACCCGTCGTCCGGGCGTCAACCCTGCCGACACCGCCGATTCCGAAGACTGGTTCGTCACGCTCTATCTCGAGCCGGATGTGTCGCTGAATGAGACCATCCGCGTCCCGACCCGCGAGGTGGCTATCGAGCGGACGGTCGAACTTGCGCGGCAGTTCGACGCCGGCGAGATCGACTACCGGGAGCTGTATCAGGTGCCGCGAGAGGCGTATTTCGAGCGCCTCGACGAGTTGACCGGCGAGAATCGTGACGACTGA
- a CDS encoding UPF0179 family protein, with product MSTVTLIGSRLAEPGSEFVYEGEADACAGCPYRSQCLNLEPGTKYRVTDIRENAQTLECAMHDGGVRAVEVEPAPTRANITGKGAFAGSKTSLPGPCPYVACPSHEYCEPDGVSFDEEYRIREIVGEPPHDICHLDRSLELVELETGD from the coding sequence ATGTCGACCGTTACGCTCATCGGCTCCCGGCTGGCCGAGCCGGGATCCGAGTTCGTCTACGAGGGTGAAGCCGACGCCTGCGCCGGCTGTCCCTACCGCAGTCAGTGTCTCAATCTCGAGCCGGGCACCAAATACCGTGTCACCGACATCCGCGAAAACGCCCAGACCCTCGAGTGTGCGATGCACGACGGCGGGGTTCGTGCCGTCGAGGTCGAGCCCGCGCCCACGCGCGCGAACATCACCGGAAAGGGTGCCTTCGCCGGCAGCAAGACGAGCCTCCCCGGCCCTTGTCCGTACGTCGCGTGTCCGAGCCACGAGTACTGTGAGCCAGACGGCGTTTCCTTCGACGAGGAGTACCGCATCCGGGAGATCGTCGGCGAGCCACCACACGACATCTGTCACCTCGACCGGTCGCTCGAGCTGGTCGAACTCGAGACTGGCGACTAA